From the Butyrivibrio fibrisolvens genome, one window contains:
- a CDS encoding ABC transporter permease → MAKTKTIKLSDGSVIDANRTSNRKYFKQHIWLYLLLLPGLLYMILFRYVPMGGLIIAFKDYSPFKGMWGSPWVGFSNFTKFFSNNDFPKLLVNTLGISLLQLVLFFPAPIILSLFLNEVRNIAYKRCVQTLVYIPHFVSWVIIASLTYQLFNVTDGVFNIISRSLTGNSFDILSKASTFWGLIVGQDIWRETGYGTIVFLAALSGVDQELYEAARVDGAGRWRLMWHITLPAIRGTIIMMLILRVGGILNTGYEQIFLMRNDLNLARAEVFDTYIYTKGIKNGMYSFSSAVGMFKSIVGMILVLISDRVAKWFGESGLY, encoded by the coding sequence ATGGCTAAGACTAAAACGATCAAGTTGTCTGACGGATCTGTTATTGATGCCAACAGAACCAGCAACAGAAAATATTTCAAGCAGCATATATGGCTGTATCTGTTACTGCTTCCCGGGCTTTTGTACATGATCCTGTTCAGATATGTACCAATGGGGGGACTGATAATAGCATTTAAGGATTATAGTCCATTTAAAGGAATGTGGGGAAGTCCTTGGGTCGGATTTTCTAATTTTACCAAGTTCTTTAGTAATAATGATTTTCCAAAGCTTCTTGTTAATACGCTTGGAATAAGTTTATTACAATTAGTATTGTTTTTTCCGGCACCTATTATATTGTCACTTTTTCTCAATGAAGTAAGAAATATTGCATACAAAAGATGTGTTCAGACACTTGTATATATCCCTCATTTCGTATCATGGGTTATCATTGCCAGTCTAACATATCAGCTCTTTAATGTAACGGACGGTGTATTCAATATCATATCAAGATCGCTTACAGGTAACTCTTTTGACATACTATCCAAGGCATCGACCTTCTGGGGACTTATAGTTGGACAGGATATCTGGAGAGAGACGGGATACGGTACTATTGTATTTCTTGCAGCCTTGTCAGGTGTAGATCAGGAACTATATGAAGCCGCCAGAGTTGACGGAGCCGGAAGGTGGAGGCTTATGTGGCATATCACGCTTCCTGCCATAAGAGGTACCATCATAATGATGCTGATCCTGAGAGTAGGAGGAATCCTGAATACAGGTTATGAGCAGATATTTCTTATGAGGAATGACCTCAATCTTGCAAGGGCCGAAGTATTTGATACTTACATCTATACAAAAGGTATCAAGAATGGAATGTATTCATTTTCATCTGCTGTAGGTATGTTCAAGTCTATAGTCGGAATGATTCTGGTACTTATATCTGACAGAGTAGCCAAGTGGTTTGGCGAGAGCGGACTATATTAA
- a CDS encoding helix-turn-helix domain-containing protein: protein MNRQAILSVSKIPQRISYKLFVTICISILVGLFMVIMVINSFLAIRSNSLEMSEREAQLTTDHMVSEVEDKLEILRQYYLYSAMDEDIEWFLNNKLDYSDYGRYKQISTALGNNSLFPNYLNSYVVINYDNGRVISSRGIYEIDEMINKEEIDNLYKDNSTKVNKGNWVYIQGGVSADSKNTGYRLTADTKGLNFLLNLPIGVYTSKGFLQVNINMDEWKSWIWDNIDISGRYVAVLDNDGNVIYSNSSEFCVKCMDQNSSDIPKEASKESINNSKYIVAQSSSTMLGWNYYVAYDYGTILGATSKLLIEFLVAITVLAALSFIAVRYALYQPVDRLIKEVSDADNRDVKGNELQYLAGQFENLKNDREVLNQSIIQKRQKLAELFEMRIIRSAVSMDDEWNEYIKVLNLTEYPYYAVIAIILNLQGKEELEEEINEDALCLELAENLPEDLKKATWLPLIYDSCTLTCIMGADSEEKLMDQISAYYDKIQKYAIGKIGYGIQMGVSEVHTRRNHLGRAYHESVYALTMDGENMDAENVADIHTSVMNTGGEDSGGEHVDSEHTDSARSYRNSKFDSGCRFYLKLVTSKGDGINLKKYEKELCDALKALDKGACYRLIDEFIENIRLVGEWSVASVYLTSVIDAIMIQAIDMQIDIAIICPEGLQPLYHSILEAGDVSRVRKNLKKYIVDPVFAARYELLEDNSYQMMAQIEKMLADSKGNITLNECADKLGVTPSYIWKIMKAQRGKTFSEYQEEYKIEEAKKLLQLNRSVSDIALELGYTNAQNFIRFFSKGTGLTPGKYRKLMYGPV from the coding sequence ATGAATAGACAAGCTATACTATCTGTATCAAAAATCCCACAAAGAATATCATATAAGCTATTCGTAACTATATGCATCAGTATATTGGTAGGCCTATTCATGGTCATCATGGTCATAAACTCTTTTCTGGCAATAAGGTCTAACAGCCTTGAAATGTCTGAAAGAGAAGCGCAGCTTACGACAGATCATATGGTTTCAGAAGTAGAAGATAAACTGGAAATACTTCGCCAGTACTATCTATACTCAGCCATGGATGAAGATATCGAGTGGTTTTTGAACAATAAGCTTGACTATTCTGACTATGGAAGATATAAGCAGATATCGACCGCGCTTGGCAACAATTCTCTTTTTCCCAATTATCTTAACAGCTATGTGGTTATCAATTATGATAATGGCAGAGTCATAAGTTCGAGAGGAATCTACGAAATAGACGAGATGATCAATAAAGAGGAGATAGATAATCTCTATAAGGACAATTCAACTAAGGTCAATAAAGGAAATTGGGTCTATATACAAGGAGGAGTTAGTGCCGATTCAAAGAACACTGGATACAGGCTTACGGCAGATACTAAGGGGCTTAATTTCCTTCTGAACCTGCCTATAGGAGTATATACTTCCAAGGGCTTTCTTCAGGTCAATATCAACATGGATGAATGGAAGAGCTGGATCTGGGACAATATCGATATCTCAGGAAGATATGTTGCTGTACTTGATAATGACGGGAATGTGATCTATTCAAATAGTTCTGAGTTTTGCGTCAAATGTATGGATCAGAATAGCTCGGATATCCCGAAAGAAGCTTCCAAAGAGTCTATCAATAATAGTAAATATATAGTTGCGCAAAGCTCATCAACGATGCTGGGATGGAATTATTATGTTGCCTATGACTATGGCACGATACTGGGGGCTACTTCAAAACTTCTGATAGAATTCCTGGTTGCGATAACAGTTCTTGCTGCTCTTAGCTTTATAGCAGTAAGATATGCTCTATATCAGCCCGTTGACAGGCTTATAAAGGAAGTCTCCGATGCTGATAACAGGGACGTTAAGGGGAATGAGCTTCAATATCTGGCAGGTCAGTTTGAAAATCTGAAAAATGACAGGGAAGTCCTTAATCAGTCAATAATCCAGAAGAGACAGAAACTGGCAGAGCTCTTCGAGATGCGTATAATCCGAAGCGCAGTATCCATGGATGATGAATGGAATGAATATATAAAGGTATTAAATCTTACAGAGTATCCCTACTATGCAGTGATAGCCATAATCTTAAATCTTCAGGGCAAGGAAGAACTTGAAGAAGAGATCAACGAGGATGCACTGTGCCTTGAACTTGCAGAAAATCTTCCGGAGGATCTAAAGAAAGCAACATGGCTTCCGCTTATATATGATTCATGCACGCTTACATGTATAATGGGCGCAGACTCAGAAGAGAAGCTTATGGATCAGATATCTGCTTATTATGATAAGATCCAAAAATATGCTATAGGTAAGATTGGTTACGGTATCCAGATGGGTGTAAGCGAAGTCCATACCAGAAGGAATCATCTGGGAAGAGCTTATCATGAAAGCGTATATGCGCTAACCATGGACGGCGAGAACATGGATGCTGAGAATGTCGCAGACATACATACTTCCGTTATGAATACAGGCGGCGAAGATTCAGGCGGAGAGCATGTTGATAGCGAACATACCGATAGTGCACGAAGTTATAGAAATAGTAAATTTGATAGCGGATGCCGCTTTTATCTGAAACTTGTTACTTCCAAGGGTGATGGCATCAATCTCAAAAAGTATGAAAAAGAGCTGTGTGATGCATTAAAAGCACTTGATAAAGGAGCATGCTACAGGCTTATAGATGAATTCATAGAAAACATAAGGCTGGTTGGAGAATGGTCTGTAGCTTCTGTCTACCTTACATCTGTGATTGATGCGATCATGATCCAGGCTATAGACATGCAAATAGATATTGCAATAATCTGTCCGGAAGGTCTGCAGCCTTTATATCACAGCATTCTGGAAGCGGGAGATGTATCAAGGGTTCGCAAAAATCTGAAAAAATATATCGTCGATCCTGTTTTTGCTGCAAGATATGAGCTTCTTGAGGATAATTCTTATCAGATGATGGCTCAGATAGAGAAAATGCTGGCTGATTCTAAAGGTAATATCACTTTGAATGAGTGTGCAGATAAATTGGGCGTCACTCCTTCCTATATCTGGAAGATCATGAAAGCTCAAAGAGGTAAAACATTCAGTGAATATCAGGAAGAGTACAAGATTGAAGAAGCCAAGAAGCTGTTGCAGCTTAATAGATCAGTTTCGGATATTGCATTGGAACTTGGATATACCAATGCTCAGAACTTCATAAGATTCTTTAGTAAGGGAACCGGACTTACCCCAGGCAAGTATAGAAAACTAATGTACGGACCGGTATAG
- a CDS encoding STAS domain-containing protein has translation MVINKTRNGDELTVAVEGRLDTTTAPELDDMLKAELGDVKKLLFDFAKLDYISSAGLRVLLLSQKTMNKQGSMVIKNVNEEINEIFEVTGFTDILTIE, from the coding sequence ATGGTTATTAATAAGACTAGAAACGGTGATGAGCTCACTGTAGCAGTTGAAGGAAGACTGGACACAACAACAGCTCCTGAACTTGATGATATGCTTAAAGCAGAACTTGGTGATGTTAAAAAGCTGTTGTTTGATTTTGCAAAGCTCGATTACATCTCATCTGCAGGGCTTCGCGTGTTGCTTCTATCTCAGAAAACAATGAACAAGCAGGGCAGCATGGTCATAAAAAATGTAAATGAAGAGATCAATGAGATCTTCGAAGTTACAGGCTTTACAGATATTCTGACAATAGAATAA
- a CDS encoding response regulator: MTVICVDDEALILQRTVTMLKKTKKFDNVEAFLEAQEALDYLEGRSAQLALLDIDMPEMTGLELAERMKEKCPEIKIIFLTGYSEYAVDAYAIHASGYLLKPIGYDKLVDEIDYVLGQTQTDNIEEPSKASGTRVRIETFGYFNILVDDKPVVFKRNKAKELIACLVDRQGKFVSRKDLFYIVWEDDDYDRAKQKYLDTIIRSLRDTLEEYKISDIFEMEKGLMRVVPEKFDCDLYRFLNKDRKAIEGFRGEYMSSYSWASETEGFLSDSLNM; the protein is encoded by the coding sequence ATGACTGTAATATGCGTTGATGACGAAGCGCTGATACTGCAAAGAACAGTAACAATGCTTAAGAAAACTAAGAAATTCGATAATGTTGAAGCTTTTTTGGAAGCTCAGGAGGCACTGGACTATCTTGAGGGGCGAAGCGCACAGCTGGCTCTTCTTGATATAGATATGCCGGAGATGACGGGGCTTGAGCTTGCTGAAAGGATGAAGGAGAAGTGTCCGGAGATTAAGATCATATTCCTTACAGGATATTCGGAATATGCAGTGGATGCCTATGCTATTCATGCTTCAGGATATCTTCTAAAGCCAATAGGATATGACAAGCTTGTTGATGAGATAGATTATGTTCTGGGACAGACGCAGACTGATAATATAGAAGAGCCTTCTAAGGCGTCAGGTACAAGGGTCAGGATAGAAACTTTTGGATATTTTAATATACTTGTTGATGACAAGCCGGTTGTCTTCAAGCGTAATAAAGCCAAGGAGCTCATAGCCTGCCTTGTGGATCGCCAGGGCAAATTCGTATCAAGAAAAGATCTTTTTTATATCGTATGGGAAGATGATGACTATGACAGAGCCAAGCAAAAGTACCTTGATACTATCATAAGGAGCCTTAGAGATACGCTGGAAGAGTACAAAATATCAGATATCTTCGAGATGGAGAAGGGACTTATGAGGGTGGTACCTGAGAAGTTCGACTGTGATCTGTACAGATTCCTTAACAAAGACAGGAAAGCAATAGAAGGTTTCAGAGGAGAATATATGAGCTCCTATAGCTGGGCCAGTGAGACGGAAGGATTCCTTTCGGATAGTTTGAATATGTGA
- a CDS encoding sensor histidine kinase → MFTDIINALNDPNGQILLALNFALIMQLLGALLAVAIDPYMKRDNRRRIFLIVMIIFVLLIEPQVSNTYGDTLYRNHLAFWNTLLSSVSYILRSVALYLFIKLTGSTRWDKVLNYIILINAIICLTPFFVPWVFSFDAGGHWHRGPLGFVPFLTCLILIVWLIADSFTKYKGIRRRESIVPVVIAMFVAFAVYLDTPLGFNPDISFLTVAMTGSTVFFYIWLHLQFVREHENAIRAEQRIKIMMSQIQPHFLFNALSTIQALTETDPERASKVIEEFAIYLRQNIDSLNQEDLIPVKKELEHTKVYSDIEKVRFPSIRIEYDIEDENFLIPPLTIQPMVENAIRHGVRGKRNGWVSVSTYKEDGYHVISINDNGKGFDYNEAFKKAQNGGHIGIQNVRDRIIDMTGGSFSIESEMGEGTCIIIKIPE, encoded by the coding sequence ATGTTTACTGATATTATTAATGCATTGAATGATCCAAATGGGCAGATTCTTCTAGCCCTTAATTTTGCGCTGATTATGCAGCTTCTTGGTGCGCTACTTGCAGTCGCCATCGACCCTTATATGAAGAGGGATAACAGACGCAGGATCTTCCTCATAGTTATGATCATATTTGTGCTTTTGATAGAGCCGCAGGTTAGTAATACATATGGCGATACGTTGTATCGAAACCATCTGGCCTTTTGGAATACGCTGCTATCGTCAGTTAGTTATATCTTAAGATCTGTTGCTTTATACCTTTTTATCAAACTGACAGGAAGTACAAGATGGGATAAGGTGTTAAACTATATCATCCTTATCAATGCAATCATATGTCTCACACCTTTCTTTGTTCCGTGGGTGTTTAGTTTTGATGCAGGTGGTCATTGGCACAGGGGACCGCTTGGTTTTGTTCCTTTTTTGACGTGTCTGATTCTGATAGTGTGGCTTATCGCAGATTCTTTTACCAAGTATAAAGGGATTAGAAGGCGGGAAAGCATAGTTCCTGTTGTGATAGCTATGTTCGTGGCATTTGCGGTATATCTGGATACTCCTCTTGGATTTAATCCTGATATATCATTCCTTACAGTGGCGATGACGGGGAGTACGGTTTTCTTCTATATATGGTTGCATCTTCAGTTTGTAAGGGAACATGAGAACGCAATAAGGGCAGAGCAGAGGATAAAGATCATGATGTCTCAGATCCAGCCTCACTTTCTGTTTAATGCACTATCTACAATTCAGGCTCTTACAGAGACTGATCCTGAGAGGGCTTCCAAGGTCATAGAAGAGTTTGCTATATATTTAAGGCAGAACATAGACTCTTTGAATCAGGAAGATCTTATTCCTGTGAAAAAAGAGCTGGAACATACCAAAGTCTACTCGGATATCGAGAAGGTCAGATTCCCGTCTATCAGGATTGAATATGATATTGAGGATGAGAATTTCCTGATTCCGCCGCTTACTATACAGCCTATGGTTGAGAATGCAATAAGGCACGGAGTAAGAGGTAAGAGAAACGGCTGGGTGTCAGTAAGCACCTACAAGGAAGATGGATATCATGTTATTTCTATCAATGATAACGGTAAGGGCTTTGACTACAATGAAGCTTTTAAGAAGGCTCAAAATGGTGGTCATATAGGGATTCAGAATGTAAGAGACAGGATAATTGATATGACAGGAGGATCTTTTTCCATAGAAAGTGAGATGGGAGAGGGAACCTGTATCATCATTAAGATACCGGAATGA
- a CDS encoding sensor histidine kinase, with protein MRRFDLTGQSIDRIVLELYTDITLYSFPMGEYIYFIGIIMGVIGVYQVLNLFGSFTYTSRIRKKLKPLNELALKAEAISEVPLDTTKFEELEEAILKVPADNAGARISTGDEDLASIEAALNSLLYRMQDARLQQARFVDDASHELRTPIAVIQGYANMLDRWGKDDPAVLEESIKAIKNESDNMKELIDQLLFLARGDNGRQKLSMDRIDLSSVIREVWEESMMIDPDHKYVLEDCDNCYIYGDNAMIKQSVRIFVQNAAKYSDKGNNIKLAVRKNGAKICYIVQDEGIGIAGDELSHIFERFYRSDKARNSSTGGSGLGLSIAKWIIDAHKGNVEVLSRQDIGTRITVSFDAVV; from the coding sequence GTGAGGCGCTTCGATCTGACAGGACAGAGTATAGACAGGATCGTTCTTGAGCTTTATACAGATATCACGCTGTATAGCTTTCCTATGGGTGAGTATATCTATTTTATAGGAATCATAATGGGAGTAATAGGAGTATATCAGGTGCTGAATCTCTTTGGCTCTTTTACCTATACATCGAGGATCAGAAAGAAGCTAAAGCCGCTTAATGAGCTTGCGTTAAAGGCGGAAGCCATAAGCGAAGTGCCGCTTGATACTACTAAATTCGAAGAGCTTGAAGAGGCTATATTAAAGGTGCCTGCAGATAACGCAGGAGCCAGGATCTCGACAGGGGATGAAGATCTTGCCAGTATAGAAGCGGCTCTTAACAGCCTCCTATACAGAATGCAGGATGCACGGCTTCAGCAGGCAAGATTTGTGGACGATGCGTCTCATGAACTAAGGACTCCTATCGCGGTAATACAGGGTTATGCCAATATGCTGGACCGCTGGGGCAAGGATGATCCGGCAGTTCTGGAAGAGTCTATCAAAGCTATAAAAAATGAATCTGATAATATGAAAGAGCTAATAGATCAGCTGTTATTCCTTGCAAGGGGAGACAATGGACGTCAGAAGCTGTCTATGGACAGGATAGACCTGTCATCCGTGATAAGAGAAGTCTGGGAAGAATCCATGATGATAGATCCGGATCATAAATATGTGCTGGAAGATTGTGATAACTGCTATATCTATGGCGATAATGCCATGATCAAGCAGTCTGTGAGGATATTCGTACAAAACGCTGCCAAATATTCCGATAAGGGCAATAATATAAAACTTGCTGTTAGAAAAAATGGAGCTAAGATATGCTATATCGTTCAGGACGAGGGAATCGGAATAGCAGGAGATGAGCTAAGTCACATATTTGAACGTTTCTACAGATCAGACAAGGCGAGAAACTCATCCACAGGCGGATCCGGTCTTGGACTTTCCATAGCAAAATGGATCATAGATGCACATAAAGGTAATGTAGAAGTCCTTTCAAGGCAGGACATAGGAACCAGGATCACGGTAAGCTTTGATGCTGTGGTATAA
- a CDS encoding response regulator transcription factor, translating into MSKILIVEDEAQIARFVELELIHEGNTVDKAEDGRTGLDKALASDYDLILLDVMLPGINGFEVLRRVRAKKDTPVILLTARDAVMDKVSGLDAGADDYITKPFAIEELLARIRVALKRKGSASTSTRQITVGKVMIDLDRHEVVADGNPVELTNYEFELLRILMENRNIVLDRERLIGDIWGYDYDGENNVVDVYIRHLRTKIDDRYGIKLIQTVRGVGYVIKEDFR; encoded by the coding sequence ATGAGCAAAATACTGATCGTAGAGGATGAAGCACAAATTGCACGTTTTGTAGAACTTGAACTTATCCATGAAGGAAATACAGTGGATAAGGCAGAGGATGGCAGGACAGGCCTTGATAAGGCACTTGCAAGTGATTATGACCTTATACTTCTTGATGTGATGCTGCCCGGTATCAACGGCTTTGAAGTTCTTAGAAGGGTCAGAGCCAAGAAGGATACTCCTGTCATCCTGTTGACTGCAAGGGACGCCGTTATGGACAAGGTATCAGGTCTTGATGCAGGAGCAGATGACTATATCACTAAGCCTTTTGCTATTGAAGAGCTACTCGCTCGTATCAGAGTAGCTCTCAAAAGAAAGGGTTCTGCATCTACTTCCACAAGACAGATCACAGTCGGCAAAGTGATGATAGATCTTGACAGGCATGAAGTAGTAGCAGACGGCAATCCTGTTGAGCTTACCAACTACGAGTTTGAACTGCTCAGAATACTCATGGAGAATCGTAACATAGTCCTTGACAGAGAGCGTCTTATAGGCGATATCTGGGGCTATGATTACGATGGTGAGAACAATGTGGTAGATGTATATATAAGGCATCTTAGAACTAAAATTGATGATAGATATGGCATCAAGCTGATCCAGACAGTCAGAGGTGTCGGATATGTCATCAAAGAGGACTTTCGATGA
- a CDS encoding phosphatidylserine decarboxylase — translation MLNLLYGSTLGRMILKILTYPRLSIIAGKFLDSKASRFLIPLFIKKNNISLEEYEDEEYESFNAFFTRRIKPECRPVDTDPNHFIAPCDGYLSVYPIEDGLIMPVKQSMYSVADLLKDEELAKEYDGGTCMVFRLCVHHYHRYCYLDGAFKDDNVHIDGVLHTVRPVALRKVPVFKENSREYTILHTDHFGDVIQMEVGAMFVGRIDNYHQKARVERGAEKGRFLFGGSTIIVLTKKDMIRVPSSVFDKTRRGKEIPVKQGQKIGIRKR, via the coding sequence ATGCTCAATTTATTATATGGATCTACATTGGGAAGGATGATCCTTAAGATACTAACATATCCGCGCTTATCTATCATCGCCGGTAAGTTCCTTGATTCTAAGGCATCAAGATTCCTGATACCTTTGTTTATTAAAAAAAATAATATATCACTGGAAGAATATGAAGATGAAGAGTATGAGAGCTTTAATGCTTTTTTTACCAGAAGGATAAAGCCGGAATGCAGGCCTGTAGATACGGATCCTAATCACTTCATAGCTCCTTGCGATGGATATCTTAGTGTATATCCTATAGAAGATGGACTGATCATGCCTGTAAAGCAGAGCATGTACTCTGTAGCAGATCTTCTTAAGGATGAAGAACTTGCCAAAGAGTATGACGGTGGAACTTGCATGGTATTTCGCTTATGTGTACATCACTATCACAGGTACTGCTATCTGGATGGGGCTTTTAAAGATGATAATGTCCATATAGACGGAGTGCTGCACACAGTAAGACCTGTAGCGCTTAGAAAAGTTCCTGTGTTTAAAGAAAATTCCAGAGAATATACGATCCTTCATACTGACCACTTTGGAGATGTCATTCAGATGGAGGTGGGTGCCATGTTTGTGGGAAGGATAGACAACTACCATCAGAAAGCTCGTGTAGAAAGAGGAGCTGAGAAGGGGCGCTTTCTATTCGGAGGATCTACTATCATAGTTCTTACCAAGAAGGATATGATAAGGGTTCCTTCCAGTGTCTTCGACAAGACTAGAAGAGGCAAAGAAATACCGGTTAAGCAAGGCCAGAAGATCGGTATTCGAAAAAGGTAA
- a CDS encoding CDP-alcohol phosphatidyltransferase family protein, whose protein sequence is MLGFYDYTCWLTYLSLLSAGSGILLCLNDDGHPYIGIFFLMISGLCDAFDGKVARTKKNRTQAEKNFGIQIDSLTDVVAFGVLPACIGYAMLRKFPFMERFPLISVFFAIMLIYMLAAMIRLAYFNVMEEERQKTEDTVREYYSGLPVTSSALIFPIILLIHYIVVWDITPIFFAVMLFTAFAFLMPIPIKKPKLNGILALVGIGAVIFIALLWLILARM, encoded by the coding sequence ATGTTAGGATTTTATGATTATACTTGTTGGCTTACATACTTATCTTTATTGTCTGCAGGATCAGGCATACTTTTGTGCCTTAATGATGACGGACACCCTTATATCGGAATATTCTTCCTGATGATAAGCGGTCTGTGCGATGCTTTTGACGGCAAGGTTGCAAGAACCAAAAAGAACAGAACACAGGCTGAGAAGAACTTTGGAATACAGATAGATTCACTAACAGATGTAGTTGCTTTTGGAGTACTGCCTGCATGTATCGGATATGCAATGCTCCGTAAGTTCCCTTTTATGGAGAGATTCCCTCTTATAAGTGTATTCTTTGCTATCATGCTTATATATATGCTGGCTGCTATGATCAGACTTGCATATTTTAATGTTATGGAAGAAGAGAGACAAAAGACTGAGGACACAGTCAGAGAGTACTATTCAGGACTTCCTGTAACATCATCTGCTCTTATATTCCCTATCATACTTTTGATCCATTATATTGTTGTATGGGATATCACTCCTATATTCTTTGCAGTTATGCTATTTACAGCATTTGCATTCCTTATGCCTATACCGATCAAAAAACCCAAGCTTAACGGAATTCTGGCTTTGGTTGGAATCGGCGCTGTAATATTCATAGCACTTCTGTGGCTGATTCTTGCAAGAATGTGA
- a CDS encoding lysylphosphatidylglycerol synthase transmembrane domain-containing protein, whose protein sequence is MGKNKVLWSVLFLVLAGLTMAAIISQSKNFSPDDISQLFEESHKGWLVLAFVSMFGYIFFEGYALVRMARRLGYRVGAINGMTYGGADVYFSAITPSATGGQPASAYFMIKDGIAPSMVAVMLLINLVMYTAALLISSIAVFIFGGDLFWGFSLAGKILVAFGAAVLVVLIFGFFLLLKKTSFLHGIFDKILVFLSRIHVVKHIERRKAQLENAMREYKECSDFIFGRGRLLLEVLGWNILQRMSYLLVIFMIFMSTAQGFDNAVKAMGIQCFVTVGSNCIPIPGAMGVADFLMIDGLRQIISPDNLVAMELLCRGITFYSSVLVGLLVVIIGYIRRKEKKN, encoded by the coding sequence ATGGGAAAAAACAAGGTCTTATGGTCTGTCCTTTTTCTTGTCCTTGCGGGACTAACGATGGCAGCCATTATTTCGCAAAGTAAAAATTTTTCCCCCGATGATATTTCACAATTGTTCGAGGAATCACATAAAGGCTGGCTTGTATTAGCCTTTGTATCCATGTTTGGATATATATTTTTTGAAGGGTATGCTCTGGTACGTATGGCCAGACGCCTTGGATACAGAGTAGGTGCCATAAACGGAATGACTTATGGCGGGGCAGATGTATATTTTTCTGCTATAACTCCGTCGGCTACAGGCGGACAGCCGGCAAGTGCCTATTTTATGATCAAAGATGGAATAGCACCATCGATGGTCGCAGTAATGCTTCTTATAAATCTTGTAATGTATACTGCGGCACTGCTTATATCAAGTATTGCAGTGTTTATATTCGGAGGAGATCTTTTCTGGGGATTTTCACTTGCGGGTAAGATTCTTGTCGCATTTGGAGCTGCGGTGCTGGTAGTGCTTATTTTCGGATTTTTCTTACTGCTCAAAAAAACCTCATTTTTACATGGAATTTTTGATAAGATATTGGTATTCCTGTCAAGGATACATGTTGTCAAGCATATAGAAAGACGCAAAGCTCAGCTTGAGAATGCTATGAGAGAATACAAAGAATGCTCTGATTTTATATTCGGAAGAGGAAGACTGTTATTAGAAGTACTTGGATGGAACATTTTGCAGAGGATGTCTTATCTGCTTGTTATCTTCATGATATTCATGTCTACAGCTCAGGGCTTCGATAATGCTGTCAAAGCTATGGGGATTCAGTGTTTTGTTACAGTAGGATCCAATTGTATACCTATCCCCGGGGCAATGGGGGTTGCTGACTTCCTTATGATCGATGGACTTAGGCAGATCATAAGCCCTGACAATCTGGTAGCAATGGAACTTCTGTGCAGAGGAATAACATTTTATTCCAGTGTTCTGGTTGGACTTTTAGTGGTGATCATTGGATATATTAGAAGAAAGGAAAAGAAAAACTAA